In the Diorhabda carinulata isolate Delta chromosome 9, icDioCari1.1, whole genome shotgun sequence genome, one interval contains:
- the LOC130898272 gene encoding protein SHQ1 homolog isoform X2: MLTPRFKLSQDDRSITIEIRAPYCSLRELQVEVDENVFLFFCKPYFLRLFLPGKLIENENYRSSFDCESVIDNEAKLPNESDLSQGFGFALMGHRNFVAVSSEFSEVFEIDPSEVNLKERRKLRLQFEQGKFDMGHYLADYIENEDILSLLQLKTPWNDIKDDDITFSNKELDFLKDLPNINYELSELQIKYVFNGLIDILYAYCYDGRTTDYDTNSESGWTIVKLSATLCWLDAFDNTKDVLISAFRRSVTYPLFRNFELSLKVLEDLKQLLKLSDKYIIKCLIQIYYIFLGGDCCRYILNNLFIKDYIIYIINWDRNRWREFLKEVDSLEIKKEELGFNLFEIEQGFTLENKMENLKISVVSDDSDDESSESSDSDDSSESETESSSECQSNTETVGEKEKYITTDL, encoded by the exons atgctCACACCAAGATTCAAATTATCACAAGATGATAGAAGTATAACAATAGAAATTAGAGCTCCTTATTGTTCATTGCGTGAATTACAGGTGGAAGTGGATGAAAATGTGTTCTTATTTTTCTGCAAACCTTATTTTCTGAGATTGTTTTTACCTGGAAAATTAATTGAGAATGAAAATTACAGGAGTTCTTTTGATTGTGAATCAG ttatcgATAATGAAGCTAAATTACCTAATGAAAGCGATTTATCTCAAGGATTCGGTTTTGCATTAATGGGGCATCGCAACTTTGTAGCAGTAAGTTCAGAATTCAGTGAAGTTTTTGAAATAGATCCTAGTGAAGTCAATTTAAAAGAGAGGCGAAAACTAAGATTACAATTTGAGCAAGGAAAGTTCGACATGGGCCATTATTTAgcagattatatagaaaatgaagatattcTGAGTCTGTTACAATTAAAGACTCCTTGGAACGATATAAAAGATGATGATATAACTTTCAGTAACAAAGAACTAGACTTCTTAAAAGATTTACCAAACATAAATTATGAACTGTCAGAATTACAAATTAAGTATGTTTTTAATGGgttaattgatattttgtatgCATATTGTTATGACGGACGAACTACAGACTATGATACTAATTCAGAATCAGGATGGACTATAGTTAAACTTTCTGCAACATTATGTTGGCTAGATGCATTTGATAACACCAAAGACGTTTTAATTTCAGCTTTCAGAAGAAGCGTTACTTATCCactatttagaaattttgaattgagttTAAAGGTGCTAGaagatttaaaacaattattaaagtTGAGTGacaaatacataataaaatgtCTGATCCAaatttactatatatttttgGGAGGCGATTGTTGCAGATACATTCTAAATAACTTATTTATTAAAGATTACATAATATACATTATTAATTGGGACAGAAACAGATGGagagaatttttgaaagaagttgattctttggaaattaaaaaagaagaactaggctttaatttgtttgaaattgaacaaGGATTTACCttggaaaataaaatggaaaatttgaaaatttctgttgTAAGTGATGATAGTGATGATGAATCCTCAGAATCAAGTGATTCAGATGATAGTAGCGAGTCAGAAACTGAATCGAGCAGTGAATGTCAATCTAATACCGAAACAGTTggtgaaaaagaaaaatacattaCTACTGATCTTTAA
- the LOC130898272 gene encoding protein SHQ1 homolog isoform X1 — protein sequence MLTPRFKLSQDDRSITIEIRAPYCSLRELQVEVDENVFLFFCKPYFLRLFLPGKLIENENYRSSFDCESGEFTFTYDKAEYGEHFEDLDFITKFLVTRVETTYENKPNILVIDNEAKLPNESDLSQGFGFALMGHRNFVAVSSEFSEVFEIDPSEVNLKERRKLRLQFEQGKFDMGHYLADYIENEDILSLLQLKTPWNDIKDDDITFSNKELDFLKDLPNINYELSELQIKYVFNGLIDILYAYCYDGRTTDYDTNSESGWTIVKLSATLCWLDAFDNTKDVLISAFRRSVTYPLFRNFELSLKVLEDLKQLLKLSDKYIIKCLIQIYYIFLGGDCCRYILNNLFIKDYIIYIINWDRNRWREFLKEVDSLEIKKEELGFNLFEIEQGFTLENKMENLKISVVSDDSDDESSESSDSDDSSESETESSSECQSNTETVGEKEKYITTDL from the coding sequence atgctCACACCAAGATTCAAATTATCACAAGATGATAGAAGTATAACAATAGAAATTAGAGCTCCTTATTGTTCATTGCGTGAATTACAGGTGGAAGTGGATGAAAATGTGTTCTTATTTTTCTGCAAACCTTATTTTCTGAGATTGTTTTTACCTGGAAAATTAATTGAGAATGAAAATTACAGGAGTTCTTTTGATTGTGAATCAGGTGAATTTACTTTTACTTATGACAAAGCAGAATATGGAGAGCATTTTGAAGACCTTGATTTTATAACCAAATTTTTGGTTACCAGAGTTGAAACTACTTATGAGaataaaccaaatattttagttatcgATAATGAAGCTAAATTACCTAATGAAAGCGATTTATCTCAAGGATTCGGTTTTGCATTAATGGGGCATCGCAACTTTGTAGCAGTAAGTTCAGAATTCAGTGAAGTTTTTGAAATAGATCCTAGTGAAGTCAATTTAAAAGAGAGGCGAAAACTAAGATTACAATTTGAGCAAGGAAAGTTCGACATGGGCCATTATTTAgcagattatatagaaaatgaagatattcTGAGTCTGTTACAATTAAAGACTCCTTGGAACGATATAAAAGATGATGATATAACTTTCAGTAACAAAGAACTAGACTTCTTAAAAGATTTACCAAACATAAATTATGAACTGTCAGAATTACAAATTAAGTATGTTTTTAATGGgttaattgatattttgtatgCATATTGTTATGACGGACGAACTACAGACTATGATACTAATTCAGAATCAGGATGGACTATAGTTAAACTTTCTGCAACATTATGTTGGCTAGATGCATTTGATAACACCAAAGACGTTTTAATTTCAGCTTTCAGAAGAAGCGTTACTTATCCactatttagaaattttgaattgagttTAAAGGTGCTAGaagatttaaaacaattattaaagtTGAGTGacaaatacataataaaatgtCTGATCCAaatttactatatatttttgGGAGGCGATTGTTGCAGATACATTCTAAATAACTTATTTATTAAAGATTACATAATATACATTATTAATTGGGACAGAAACAGATGGagagaatttttgaaagaagttgattctttggaaattaaaaaagaagaactaggctttaatttgtttgaaattgaacaaGGATTTACCttggaaaataaaatggaaaatttgaaaatttctgttgTAAGTGATGATAGTGATGATGAATCCTCAGAATCAAGTGATTCAGATGATAGTAGCGAGTCAGAAACTGAATCGAGCAGTGAATGTCAATCTAATACCGAAACAGTTggtgaaaaagaaaaatacattaCTACTGATCTTTAA